The following proteins are co-located in the Mangifera indica cultivar Alphonso unplaced genomic scaffold, CATAS_Mindica_2.1 Un_0009, whole genome shotgun sequence genome:
- the LOC123205590 gene encoding uncharacterized protein LOC123205590 codes for MHSKRQSKGSTDFDFWGADKSSCVEHSRDEFRFEEQVGDGYGDFSPPLWKGNDLRISAYESSPLLPYNHRYSNLSPRTRSQAIAEGRKELMDMIHNMPEWSYELSLKDIVDEQQTQQEVRRETLTDAGSCCFKNEGETKKLQKKNKKRSTKSGEILRSESMEKETFLIKMFFPISFGSKKKTNVRNRSKVSPRSSFDISENQPDKEQWIRRSSVAGENKLNIARHFSSSNSSTSSKHSICNSSTNRQAESNFSSGCWPIFHTKRNKNQRLRGCIF; via the exons ATGCATAGCAAGCGTCAAAGTAAAGGAAGTACTGATTTTGACTTCTGGGGTGCAGATAAAAGTTCATGTGTTGAGCATAGTAGAGATGAGTTTCGTTTTGAAGAACAGGTTGGAGACGGATATGGTGATTTCTCCCCTCCTTTGTGGAAGGGAAATGATTTGAGAATTAGTGCATATGAATCTTCTCCTTTGCTTCCCTACAACCATCGATACAGTAACCTGTCACCACGGACACGGTCACAGGCAATTGCAGAAGGCAGGAAGGAACTCATGGACATGATTCATAACATGCCAGAGTGGAGTTATGAACTCTCATTGAAAGATATCGTTGATGAGCAACAAACACAGCAAGAGGTCAGGCGTGAGACTCTGACTGATGCGGGAAGTTGCTGTTTCAAGAATGAAGGTGAAACCAAGAAGCTgcagaagaagaacaagaagagaaGCACAAAGTCAGGTGAGATTTTGAGGAGTGAAAGTATGGAGAAGGAAACTTTCTTGATCAAGATGTTCTTTCCAATATCTTTTGgttcaaaaaagaaaacaaacgtcagAAATCGGTCTAAGGTTTCTCCCAGATCATCATTTGACATATCTGAAAATCAACCTGATAAAGAACAGTGGATCAGGAGAAGCTCTGTGGCAGGAGAGAATAAACTGAATATTGCCAGGCATTTCAGCAGCAGCAACAGTAGCACAAGCAGTAAACACAGCATCTGCAACAGTAGCACAAACAG GCAAGCTGAGAGCAATTTTTCATCGGGTTGCTGGCCCATTTTTCATACCAAGAGGAACAAAAACCAGAGACTGAGAGGATGCATCTTCTGA